A single window of Panulirus ornatus isolate Po-2019 chromosome 52, ASM3632096v1, whole genome shotgun sequence DNA harbors:
- the Wdr92 gene encoding dynein axonemal assembly factor 10 — translation MEKPQILAYIEKSVNYSAFDVKWIPCSAKVVAIGSHPRGTGALQVYEMSEGDLKLLHDVERPKALKCGTFGASALEDRHLAIGDFEGKLEIIDLQSPEVPIYSVRAHSEIINAIDGIAGLNIGKGAPEIATGSRDGLVKVWDPRQRDRPVITVEPQEGEQKRDCWSVAFGNSHSTDERILCAGFDNGDVKMFDLRYMAVKWETSLKNGVCSLEFDRKDISMNKLLATTLESKFYIFDLRTFHEDKGFARLMDKGHKSTVWCGKHLPQNREIFTTTGGNGSIMLWKYSYPAARSKKLDDGSEIGIVGEVKPLQNATITSQPITSFDWSPDKMGLSVCSGLDQTIRVVIVTKLNRV, via the exons ATGGAGAAGCCACAGATCCTCGCGTATATAGAAAAGAGCGTTAATTACAGTGCCTTTGACGTGAAGTGGATTCCTTGCTCTGCCAAAGTGGTGGCCATCGGGAGTCACCCCCGAGGTACAGGAGCGTTGCAG GTGTATGAAATGAGTGAGGGAGATCTTAAGTTGCTACATGATGTGGAGCGGCCTAAGGCTCTAAAGTGCG GAACATTTGGAGCTTCTGCTCTGGAAGATCGCCACTTAGCAATAGGAGACTTTGAGGGAAAGTTGGAAATTATTGATCTGCAGTCACCAGAAGTCCCAATCTATTCAGTCAGAGCACACAGTGAGATCATCAATGCGATTGATGGAATAGCTGGTCTCAATATTGGCAAAG GTGCCCCAGAAATTGCCACAGGTAGCCGAGATGGGCTAGTAAAGGTTTGGGACCCTCGACAAAGAGACCGCCCAGTTATCACTGTTGAACCTCAGGAAGGTGAACAAAAGCGTGATTGTTGGAGTGTGGCTTTTGGAAACTCACATTCTACTGACGAAAGAATTCTTTGTGCTGGATTTGACAATGGAGATGTAAAGATGTTTGATCTGCGTTACATGGCTGTGAAGTGGGAAACAAGCTTGAAAAATGGTGTATGCTCACTTGAATTTGACCGCAAAGATATTTCGATGAATAAACTTTTAGCTACAACTTTAGAATCAAAGTTCTACATTTTTGATCTCCGAACGTTTCACGAAGATAAAGGTTTTGCTAGACTGATGGATAAAGGTCACAAGTCGACTGTTTGGTGTGGGAAGCACTTGCCTCAAAATCGTGAAATCTTCACCACAACTGGTGGTAATGGTTCAATTATGCTATGGAAATATTCATATCCTGCAGCGAGATCAAAGAAACTGGATGATGGATCTGAGATTGGTATTGTAGGGGAAGTAAAACCACTACAAAATGCGACCATCACAAGTCAACCAATTACGAGCTTTGACTGGAGTCCAGATAAAATGGGATTAAGTGTATGTTCAGGTCTTGATCAAACAATTAGAGTTGTTATTGTTACAAAGCTAAACAGAGTATGA